One Polaribacter sp. KT25b DNA segment encodes these proteins:
- a CDS encoding RNA polymerase sigma factor RpoD/SigA: MRQLKITKQVTNRETASLDKYLQEIGKVDLITADEEVELAQLIKAGDQRALEKLTKANLRFVVSVAKQYQNQGLTLPDLINEGNLGLIKAAKRFDETRGFKFISYAVWWIRQSILQALAEQSRIVRLPLNKIGSINKINKMYAFLEQENERPPSPEEIAKKLDMTVNDVKESMKNSGRHVSMDAPLIEGEDSNLYDVLNSGESPNPDRTLLHESLRIEINRALETLTPREADVVKLYFGLGEHQPMTLEEIGETFDLTRERVRQIKEKAIRRLKHTSRSKILMTYLG, from the coding sequence ATGAGACAACTTAAAATTACCAAGCAGGTTACGAATAGAGAAACTGCGTCGTTAGACAAATATTTACAAGAGATTGGAAAAGTAGATTTAATTACTGCTGATGAAGAAGTAGAATTAGCACAGCTTATTAAAGCTGGCGATCAAAGAGCATTAGAAAAATTAACAAAAGCCAATTTAAGATTCGTTGTATCTGTTGCAAAACAATATCAAAATCAAGGATTAACATTACCAGATTTAATAAACGAAGGAAACTTAGGTTTAATTAAAGCAGCAAAACGTTTTGATGAAACTCGTGGATTTAAATTTATATCATACGCCGTTTGGTGGATTCGTCAATCTATCTTACAAGCATTAGCAGAACAATCTAGAATTGTACGTTTACCGTTAAATAAAATTGGTTCTATCAATAAAATTAACAAAATGTACGCTTTCTTAGAGCAAGAAAACGAAAGACCTCCAAGTCCAGAAGAAATTGCTAAGAAATTAGACATGACAGTTAATGACGTAAAAGAATCTATGAAAAATTCTGGCCGTCACGTATCTATGGATGCTCCTTTAATTGAAGGTGAAGATTCTAATTTATATGATGTATTAAACTCTGGAGAATCTCCAAACCCTGATAGAACATTATTACACGAATCTTTAAGAATCGAAATTAACAGAGCCTTAGAAACATTAACTCCTCGTGAAGCAGATGTTGTAAAATTATACTTCGGTTTAGGTGAACACCAACCAATGACTTTAGAAGAAATTGGTGAAACTTTCGATTTAACTCGCGAGCGTGTTCGTCAAATTAAAGAAAAAGCAATTAGAAGATTAAAACATACTTCTAGATCTAAAATTTTAATGACATACTTAGGCTAG
- the rpe gene encoding ribulose-phosphate 3-epimerase, with amino-acid sequence MSNLIAPSILAADFANLQRDIEMVNNSEADLFHIDIMDGVFVPNISFGMPVLKAITKHATKPIDVHLMIVNPDQYIEIFAALGANILTVHYEACTHLHRTIQAVKAAGMKAGVALNPHTPIAVLEDIIEDLDMVCIMSVNPGFGGQSFIENTYKKVSQLKHLIEFTESNCQIEIDGGVTNLNANKLIEAGANVLVAGSYVFGSENSTETIADLKNIIS; translated from the coding sequence ATGAGTAATTTAATTGCACCTTCAATTTTAGCAGCAGACTTTGCAAACCTACAAAGAGATATAGAAATGGTAAACAATAGTGAAGCAGATTTGTTTCATATTGATATTATGGATGGCGTTTTTGTGCCAAACATTTCTTTCGGAATGCCAGTTTTAAAAGCAATTACAAAACACGCTACAAAACCAATTGATGTACATTTAATGATTGTAAATCCAGATCAATATATTGAAATTTTTGCAGCATTAGGCGCAAATATTTTAACAGTGCATTATGAAGCTTGTACACATTTACACAGAACAATTCAAGCAGTTAAAGCAGCTGGAATGAAAGCTGGTGTTGCTTTAAACCCTCATACGCCAATTGCAGTTTTAGAAGATATTATTGAAGATTTAGATATGGTTTGTATTATGAGTGTAAATCCTGGTTTTGGTGGACAATCATTTATAGAAAACACGTATAAAAAAGTAAGTCAGTTAAAACATTTAATTGAATTTACAGAATCTAATTGCCAAATAGAAATTGACGGCGGAGTTACGAATCTAAATGCAAACAAATTAATTGAAGCTGGAGCAAATGTATTGGTTGCTGGTAGTTATGTTTTTGGATCAGAAAATTCAACAGAAACTATTGCAGATTTAAAAAATATTATATCATAA
- a CDS encoding exonuclease domain-containing protein, which produces MSKYTVVDIETTGNGYKGSKITEISIFVFDGKNIVDEFTSLVNPEQNIPAFITNLTGITNAMVRNAPKFYEIAKKVAEITKDTIFVAHNVNFDYNIIHEEFKNLGFDFKRKKLCTVRLSRKIIPGLSSYSLGNICTSENIPINGRHRAKGDAEATTELFRRLIERDDNFTINSFLNPKSRQATLPPLLDKKIVDNLPEKHGVYYFKNIDKEIIYVGKANNIKQRVISHFYDKKKKEQTMCLEIADISFTKTGSELLALLHESSEIKHIYPKFNRAQRRASEAIGLFSYEDQRGVIHLAWNRLKLIPNPIMKFYSVAEARTYTETLCKEFELCPKYCHLQTNVASCFHYQIKECKGVCSDKEAVEDYNIRVRRAIKSVGIGAENLVIKEKGRTKNEIGFALILNGIYQGFGYVDIYQSRELENPEDYQFFVEPKKDNRDIQRIITAYLKKKEAL; this is translated from the coding sequence TTGAGTAAATACACAGTTGTAGACATAGAAACCACAGGAAATGGATATAAAGGTTCTAAAATAACCGAAATATCCATTTTTGTTTTTGATGGTAAAAATATTGTTGATGAATTTACATCATTGGTAAATCCTGAGCAAAATATTCCTGCTTTTATAACCAATCTTACAGGCATTACAAATGCAATGGTAAGAAATGCACCTAAGTTTTATGAAATTGCAAAAAAGGTAGCCGAAATTACGAAAGACACAATTTTTGTTGCTCATAATGTAAATTTCGATTATAATATTATTCACGAAGAATTTAAAAACTTAGGATTCGACTTTAAGCGAAAAAAACTCTGTACGGTTCGTTTATCAAGAAAGATAATTCCTGGTTTAAGTTCTTATAGTTTAGGAAACATTTGTACATCAGAAAATATTCCTATTAATGGAAGACATAGAGCAAAAGGAGATGCAGAAGCAACTACAGAATTGTTTAGAAGATTAATAGAAAGAGATGATAATTTTACTATTAATTCTTTTTTAAATCCTAAGTCTAGACAAGCAACATTACCGCCTCTGTTAGACAAAAAAATAGTTGATAATTTACCTGAAAAACACGGTGTTTATTATTTTAAAAATATTGATAAAGAAATTATTTATGTTGGTAAAGCTAATAATATAAAACAACGAGTTATCAGCCATTTTTATGACAAAAAGAAAAAAGAGCAAACTATGTGTTTAGAAATTGCTGATATTTCTTTCACAAAAACAGGTAGCGAATTGTTGGCGTTATTACATGAATCATCAGAAATAAAACATATATATCCAAAATTTAACAGAGCACAAAGAAGAGCATCCGAAGCTATAGGATTATTTTCTTATGAAGATCAAAGAGGTGTTATACATTTGGCATGGAATCGATTAAAATTAATTCCTAACCCAATAATGAAATTTTATTCTGTTGCAGAAGCCAGAACTTACACAGAAACGCTTTGTAAGGAGTTTGAATTATGCCCAAAATATTGCCATTTACAAACCAACGTTGCTAGCTGTTTTCATTATCAAATTAAAGAATGTAAAGGTGTTTGCAGCGATAAAGAAGCTGTAGAAGATTATAATATTAGAGTAAGAAGAGCAATAAAATCTGTAGGAATTGGAGCAGAAAATTTAGTAATTAAAGAAAAAGGTAGAACTAAAAACGAAATTGGTTTTGCTTTAATTTTAAATGGAATTTATCAGGGTTTTGGTTATGTAGATATTTATCAATCTAGAGAATTAGAGAATCCAGAAGATTATCAATTTTTTGTAGAGCCTAAAAAAGATAATAGAGATATTCAGAGAATTATTACAGCTTATTTAAAGAAAAAAGAGGCCTTATAA
- a CDS encoding CBS domain-containing protein gives MKKIIPISEIMTTSVVTLSIDDTLEEAEKIFKEHKIKHIPIVKNKEIVGMLSYTDLLRISYADVSDDEKDVENFVYDIFTIQQVMTKNLYTVPPYSTVKDVAELLSQKEFHALPVVEDNELVGIVTTTDLINYLVKQL, from the coding sequence ATGAAAAAAATAATCCCCATTTCTGAAATTATGACAACAAGTGTCGTAACATTAAGTATTGATGATACTTTAGAAGAGGCAGAAAAAATATTTAAAGAACATAAAATAAAACATATTCCTATAGTTAAAAACAAAGAAATTGTGGGGATGTTAAGTTATACAGATTTACTTAGAATTAGTTACGCAGATGTTTCTGATGATGAAAAGGATGTTGAGAATTTTGTTTATGACATATTTACAATTCAACAAGTTATGACTAAAAATCTTTATACAGTTCCTCCTTATTCTACCGTTAAAGACGTAGCAGAGTTATTATCTCAAAAAGAATTTCATGCATTACCAGTGGTTGAAGATAATGAATTAGTGGGTATTGTTACTACTACCGATTTAATCAATTACTTAGTAAAGCAATTATAG
- a CDS encoding GatB/YqeY domain-containing protein, with translation MNLQKQVMDKMKEAMKAKDTVALQALRAVKSAFLLAKTETGVQTELTEEQEIKIIQKQVKQRKDSAAIFIKQGRQDLADPELAELAVLEQFLPEALSAEKIEEVVIATIQKLGASGMKDMGKVMGVVSAELAGKADGKTISTLVKKVLMS, from the coding sequence ATGAATTTGCAAAAACAAGTAATGGATAAGATGAAAGAAGCTATGAAAGCAAAAGATACTGTTGCTTTACAAGCTTTAAGAGCTGTTAAGTCTGCCTTTTTATTAGCAAAAACAGAAACTGGTGTTCAAACAGAATTGACAGAAGAACAAGAAATTAAGATAATACAGAAGCAAGTAAAACAAAGAAAAGATAGTGCAGCTATTTTTATAAAACAAGGTAGACAAGATTTAGCAGATCCTGAGTTAGCTGAGTTAGCTGTTTTAGAACAATTTTTACCAGAAGCATTATCAGCAGAAAAAATTGAAGAAGTAGTTATTGCTACAATACAAAAATTAGGTGCCTCTGGAATGAAAGATATGGGTAAAGTTATGGGAGTTGTTTCTGCAGAATTAGCTGGTAAAGCAGATGGTAAAACTATTTCTACTTTAGTAAAAAAGGTTTTAATGAGTTAA
- a CDS encoding retropepsin-like aspartic protease, translating into MKSIQKILKKKKYVKIKLKKIATNHLELRAKINGVKGQFILDTGASNSCVGIDMIEYFKLDAQVSETKAAGAGATDMETQLSENNNLKIGDWTTKNCHLVLFNLSHVNLALTQHNANEIHGIIGADILQKGKAFIDYTNNILFLKKVKKKKK; encoded by the coding sequence ATGAAAAGTATTCAAAAAATTTTAAAAAAGAAAAAGTACGTTAAAATTAAATTAAAGAAAATTGCTACAAATCATTTAGAATTGAGAGCTAAAATAAATGGTGTTAAAGGCCAATTTATTTTAGATACAGGTGCTTCTAACTCGTGTGTTGGTATAGATATGATTGAATATTTTAAGCTAGATGCGCAAGTAAGTGAAACCAAAGCTGCTGGAGCAGGTGCAACAGATATGGAAACTCAGCTATCAGAAAATAATAATCTTAAAATTGGAGATTGGACTACAAAAAATTGTCATTTAGTTTTGTTTAACTTATCGCATGTAAATTTGGCATTAACACAGCATAATGCTAATGAAATTCATGGAATTATTGGAGCCGATATTTTACAAAAAGGAAAAGCATTTATAGATTATACAAACAATATTCTATTTCTAAAAAAAGTTAAAAAGAAAAAGAAATAA
- a CDS encoding Na(+)-translocating NADH-quinone reductase subunit F, with translation MKTTRRLEAALIKLYNAYHNNRLKPEDCTACAVGNILDNHDSWKHLSDKHGSLQLSYVGQVHQNLGRKFNGYSPQEILQIEKVFLDSCGFKTPLCHYNPKPKNHSSNEVLFNGLCKVIELLCAFDDIPYILDYSKLFEQENGEPVYHLETFLA, from the coding sequence ATGAAAACGACAAGAAGATTAGAAGCTGCATTAATAAAATTATACAATGCTTATCATAATAACAGATTAAAACCAGAAGATTGTACTGCATGCGCAGTAGGTAATATTTTAGATAATCATGATAGTTGGAAGCATTTATCTGATAAACATGGTTCTTTACAATTGAGTTATGTTGGTCAAGTTCATCAAAATTTAGGGAGAAAATTTAATGGTTATTCTCCACAAGAAATTTTACAAATAGAAAAAGTGTTTTTAGATTCCTGCGGATTTAAAACTCCTTTATGTCATTATAATCCTAAACCAAAAAATCATTCTTCTAATGAAGTATTATTTAATGGTTTATGCAAAGTTATAGAGCTGCTATGTGCTTTTGATGACATTCCCTATATTCTAGATTATTCAAAATTATTTGAACAAGAAAACGGAGAACCTGTATATCATTTAGAAACTTTTTTAGCCTAA
- the nqrF gene encoding NADH:ubiquinone reductase (Na(+)-transporting) subunit F, which yields MILAAGTTGTIIATVTAFLILTLVLVALLLFVKQKLSPSGPVTITINGEKKIEVGSGSSLLTTLGNEKIFLPSACGGGGSCIQCECHVLEGGGEALPTEVPHFTKKELKEGIRLACQVKVKQDMNITIPEEVFGIKKWDAVVVRNYNVASFIKEFVVEIPEDMGYKAGGYIQIEIPPCEVKYSDMDITAHPEEHETPDKFEAEWDKFKLRPLVMKNTETVERAYSMASYPAEGREIMLNVRIATPPFDRAKGGWMDVNPGVASSYIFNLKKGDKCVISGPYGEFFINESEAEMLYVGGGAGMAPMRSHLYHLFRTLKTGRKVSYWYGGRSKAELFYIEHFRALEKDFPNFKFFIALSDPLEADNWIVKKDINDEAGDGFVGFIHNCVIENYLNHHESPEDLELYFCGPPLMNNAVQKMGEDFGLSDENIRFDDFGG from the coding sequence ATGATATTAGCAGCAGGTACAACAGGGACCATTATTGCAACAGTAACAGCTTTTTTAATATTAACACTGGTATTAGTAGCTTTATTATTGTTTGTAAAACAAAAATTATCTCCTTCTGGTCCAGTAACAATTACCATTAATGGAGAAAAGAAAATTGAAGTAGGTTCTGGTAGTTCACTTTTAACAACATTAGGAAACGAGAAAATATTTTTACCATCTGCTTGTGGTGGTGGTGGTTCTTGTATACAATGTGAGTGTCATGTCTTAGAAGGTGGTGGAGAAGCATTGCCAACTGAAGTACCACACTTTACAAAAAAAGAATTAAAAGAAGGAATTCGTTTAGCGTGTCAGGTTAAAGTAAAACAAGACATGAATATAACTATTCCAGAAGAAGTTTTCGGAATTAAGAAATGGGATGCAGTAGTTGTAAGAAATTATAATGTAGCTTCTTTTATTAAAGAATTTGTAGTTGAGATTCCTGAAGATATGGGATACAAAGCAGGTGGATATATTCAAATTGAAATTCCTCCGTGTGAAGTTAAATATTCTGATATGGATATTACGGCACATCCAGAAGAGCACGAAACTCCAGATAAATTTGAAGCTGAATGGGATAAGTTTAAACTTAGACCTTTAGTTATGAAAAATACTGAAACTGTAGAAAGAGCATATTCAATGGCTTCTTACCCAGCAGAAGGAAGAGAAATTATGTTAAATGTGCGTATTGCAACACCTCCTTTTGATAGAGCAAAAGGTGGCTGGATGGATGTGAACCCTGGAGTAGCATCTTCATATATTTTTAACTTAAAGAAAGGCGATAAATGTGTTATTTCTGGGCCTTATGGAGAATTCTTTATAAATGAATCTGAAGCAGAAATGTTATATGTAGGTGGTGGAGCTGGTATGGCACCAATGCGTTCTCACTTATATCATTTATTCAGAACTTTAAAAACTGGTAGAAAAGTATCATATTGGTATGGAGGGCGTTCTAAAGCAGAATTATTTTATATAGAACACTTTAGAGCATTAGAAAAAGATTTTCCAAATTTTAAATTCTTTATTGCATTATCAGATCCTTTAGAGGCAGATAATTGGATAGTGAAGAAAGATATTAATGATGAAGCTGGAGATGGTTTTGTAGGGTTTATTCATAATTGTGTAATTGAAAACTACTTAAATCACCATGAATCACCAGAAGATTTAGAATTGTATTTCTGTGGTCCACCATTAATGAACAATGCTGTTCAAAAAATGGGAGAAGACTTTGGTTTATCAGATGAAAACATCCGTTTTGATGATTTTGGAGGATAA
- the nqrE gene encoding NADH:ubiquinone reductase (Na(+)-transporting) subunit E produces the protein MEHIELFFKSIFIDNMVFATFLGMCSYLAVSKKVSTAVGLGAAVIFVLAVTVPLNWLLDQYILKEGALVWLGPEYAEYDLSFLSFIMFIATIATMVQLVEIIVEKFSPSLYNSLGIFLPLIAVNCAILGGSLFMQSREIPTLGLALTYGVGSGIGWFLAILAIAAIREKIRYSSVPPALRGLGITFIITGLMAIGFMSFGGMLTGGDEEEAAKPKVEAKIEKKEIKKEAKEIVAENTNINQ, from the coding sequence ATGGAACATATAGAATTATTTTTCAAATCGATATTTATAGATAACATGGTTTTCGCAACCTTTTTAGGAATGTGCTCTTACCTTGCTGTATCTAAAAAAGTATCTACTGCTGTTGGTTTAGGAGCTGCTGTAATTTTTGTATTAGCAGTAACTGTACCCTTAAACTGGTTGTTAGATCAATATATTTTAAAAGAAGGCGCATTAGTTTGGTTAGGTCCAGAGTATGCAGAATATGATTTAAGCTTTTTATCATTTATCATGTTTATTGCAACAATTGCAACTATGGTACAATTGGTAGAGATTATCGTAGAAAAATTCTCACCTTCTTTATACAATTCATTAGGTATTTTCTTACCATTAATTGCTGTAAACTGTGCAATTTTAGGAGGAAGTTTATTTATGCAATCAAGAGAAATTCCTACTTTAGGCTTAGCACTTACTTATGGTGTTGGTTCTGGAATTGGATGGTTTTTAGCAATTTTAGCAATCGCTGCAATTCGTGAAAAAATTAGATATTCAAGTGTTCCCCCTGCTTTAAGAGGTTTAGGAATTACGTTTATCATTACAGGATTAATGGCTATTGGTTTTATGAGTTTTGGGGGAATGTTAACTGGTGGTGATGAAGAGGAAGCAGCAAAACCAAAAGTAGAAGCTAAAATTGAGAAAAAGGAAATTAAAAAAGAAGCTAAAGAAATTGTAGCTGAAAACACAAATATAAATCAATAG
- a CDS encoding NADH:ubiquinone reductase (Na(+)-transporting) subunit D produces the protein MGLLSKKDAALITDPLLDNNPITIQVLGICSALAITAELKASIVMAISVMAVLAIGNVVISLLRNVIPSKIRIIVQLIVVATLVIIVDLVLKAFQYELSKTLSVFVGLIITNCIIMGRFEAFALANKPWRSFLDGIGNAAGYGLILIIVGFFRELLGSGTLLGFKVLGDPIEKTGLYAIGYENNGFMLLSPMALIVVGIIIWIQRTKNTSLIEEN, from the coding sequence ATGGGACTTTTATCAAAAAAAGACGCAGCATTAATTACAGATCCATTATTGGATAATAACCCAATTACAATTCAAGTATTAGGTATTTGTTCTGCATTAGCAATTACTGCAGAATTAAAAGCTTCTATTGTAATGGCAATATCAGTAATGGCAGTTTTAGCAATTGGTAACGTAGTAATTTCATTATTACGTAATGTTATACCATCAAAAATTAGAATTATTGTGCAACTTATTGTTGTTGCAACTTTGGTTATTATTGTTGATTTAGTTTTAAAAGCTTTTCAATATGAACTAAGTAAAACACTTTCTGTTTTTGTTGGGTTAATTATTACAAACTGTATTATTATGGGACGTTTCGAAGCTTTTGCTTTAGCTAATAAACCATGGAGATCTTTCTTAGACGGAATAGGTAATGCAGCTGGTTATGGTTTAATTCTTATTATTGTTGGTTTCTTTAGAGAATTATTAGGTTCTGGTACTTTATTAGGATTTAAAGTTTTAGGAGATCCAATAGAAAAAACGGGATTATATGCAATAGGGTATGAAAATAATGGATTTATGTTATTATCGCCAATGGCTTTAATCGTTGTAGGAATTATTATTTGGATACAACGTACTAAGAATACATCATTAATAGAAGAGAATTAA
- a CDS encoding Na(+)-translocating NADH-quinone reductase subunit C, which yields MSKRTDSNSYTIIFAVVMVLIVGSLLAFLASSLKPNIDENKRIEKQQNILYAMGVNENEGTSANFVSTDVAGTEFLKYIKKQIIIQGDKVTEDNKAYLIDVKKEQASAKAGNERRLPLFIGEKDGKTFYVTPIRGKGLWDAIWGYVAMDENMVVQGAYFDHKGETPGLGANIKQRFFMDDFIGEHLMTDSGEFKGITVKKGNNDPKNEEKTDYEVDAIAGATITGDGVTAMIKSDLKLYVPYFKSLKK from the coding sequence ATGAGTAAGAGAACAGATAGTAATTCATATACAATCATTTTCGCCGTAGTAATGGTGTTAATTGTTGGGTCGTTATTGGCATTTTTGGCTTCGTCTTTAAAACCTAATATCGACGAAAATAAAAGAATAGAGAAGCAGCAAAACATCCTTTATGCAATGGGTGTTAATGAAAACGAAGGTACAAGTGCAAACTTTGTTTCTACAGATGTTGCCGGAACCGAGTTTTTAAAATATATTAAAAAGCAAATAATTATTCAAGGTGATAAAGTTACTGAAGATAATAAAGCTTATTTAATTGATGTTAAAAAAGAACAAGCTTCTGCAAAAGCAGGAAATGAAAGAAGATTACCTTTATTTATTGGAGAAAAAGATGGAAAAACATTTTATGTAACTCCAATTAGAGGAAAAGGTCTTTGGGATGCAATTTGGGGTTATGTAGCTATGGATGAAAATATGGTTGTTCAGGGAGCATATTTTGACCATAAAGGAGAAACACCAGGTTTAGGTGCAAACATTAAACAACGTTTTTTTATGGATGATTTTATTGGGGAACACTTAATGACAGATTCTGGAGAATTTAAAGGAATTACTGTTAAGAAAGGTAACAATGATCCAAAGAACGAAGAAAAAACAGATTATGAAGTAGATGCAATTGCTGGTGCAACAATAACTGGTGATGGTGTTACTGCCATGATAAAATCTGATTTAAAATTATATGTACCTTATTTTAAATCATTAAAAAAATAA
- a CDS encoding NADH:ubiquinone reductase (Na(+)-transporting) subunit B, which yields MGLKQNLHNLKEKYKGTKMAPAFNAIHTFLYLPNDVTHGGTHIKAADDLKRTMNTVILALIPCLIFGMFNAGYQHYAAIDSSLRADVLANFFTLDNLWIGIIKVLPLVIVSYGVGLGVEFIFAIIKGHEVEEGYLVTGMLVPLIVPIDTPLWMLAVAVVFGVVIGKEVFGGTGMNILNPALTIRAFLFFAYPTWMSGDKVWVYQAVERAGTADAISGETILGSYAQNSEVIYSNWDKFFGFIPGSVGETSTFLILLGAAFLIFTKIGSWRIIVSTFLGAAVMGFIFNQIVAADIITESSKFYGLMNTVWWEHLMIGGLAFGAVYMATDPVTASQTNKGKWIYGFLIGFISIMIRVFNPAYPEGVFLAILLLNVFAPTIDHYVIQGNVKRRLKRTKVKTA from the coding sequence ATGGGCTTAAAACAAAACTTACATAATTTAAAAGAGAAATATAAAGGAACTAAAATGGCACCTGCATTTAATGCAATCCATACCTTTTTATATTTACCAAATGATGTTACTCACGGAGGAACACATATAAAAGCAGCAGACGATTTAAAGCGTACCATGAATACGGTAATTTTGGCTTTAATTCCTTGTTTGATTTTTGGAATGTTTAATGCAGGTTATCAACACTATGCAGCTATAGATAGCTCTTTAAGAGCAGATGTGTTAGCTAACTTTTTTACGTTAGATAACCTTTGGATTGGAATTATAAAAGTATTACCATTAGTAATTGTTTCTTACGGTGTTGGTCTTGGAGTTGAATTTATTTTCGCTATCATTAAAGGTCATGAAGTAGAAGAAGGATACCTAGTAACAGGAATGTTAGTTCCTTTAATTGTACCTATTGATACGCCTCTTTGGATGCTAGCAGTTGCAGTTGTATTTGGAGTTGTAATTGGTAAAGAAGTTTTTGGAGGAACTGGGATGAATATCTTAAATCCTGCATTAACTATTAGAGCATTCTTGTTTTTTGCATATCCTACATGGATGTCTGGAGATAAAGTTTGGGTATATCAAGCAGTAGAAAGAGCAGGAACAGCAGATGCAATTTCTGGTGAAACCATTTTAGGAAGTTATGCTCAAAACAGCGAGGTAATTTACTCTAATTGGGATAAATTCTTTGGATTTATTCCAGGTTCTGTTGGAGAAACTTCAACATTCCTAATTCTTTTAGGAGCAGCTTTTTTAATTTTTACAAAAATTGGAAGTTGGAGAATTATTGTTTCAACTTTTTTGGGAGCAGCAGTAATGGGCTTTATTTTTAATCAAATTGTAGCAGCAGATATTATTACAGAATCTAGTAAATTTTACGGATTAATGAATACAGTTTGGTGGGAACATTTAATGATTGGTGGTTTAGCATTTGGAGCAGTTTATATGGCTACAGATCCTGTAACAGCATCACAAACAAATAAAGGAAAATGGATTTACGGTTTCTTAATTGGTTTTATATCTATTATGATTCGTGTATTTAATCCTGCATATCCAGAAGGTGTATTTTTAGCAATTTTATTGTTAAATGTGTTTGCACCAACGATAGATCATTATGTGATTCAAGGAAATGTAAAAAGAAGATTAAAACGTACTAAAGTTAAAACTGCCTAA